A single window of Vigna unguiculata cultivar IT97K-499-35 chromosome 1, ASM411807v1, whole genome shotgun sequence DNA harbors:
- the LOC114194583 gene encoding DEAD-box ATP-dependent RNA helicase 18, giving the protein MDSDFPNKALTSTRFSDLNPPLSDSVLQALSQSGFDFCTPVQAATIPLLCSFKDVAVDAATGSGKTLAFVVPLVEILRRSCSHPKPHQVLGIIISPTRELSTQIYNVAQPFISTLVNVKSILLVGGAEVKADIKKIEEEGANILIGTPGRLHDIMNRMDVLDLKNLEILILDEADRLLDMGFQKQITSIISILPKLRRTGLFSATQTEAIEELSKAGLRNPVRVEVRAETKSENDPASSKQPESSKTPSGLHIEYLECEADKKPSQLIDILIKNRSRKIIIYFMTCACVDYWGAVLPSLSVLKGFSLIPLHGKMKQSAREKALATFTSLSNGILLCTDVAARGLDIPGVDCIVQYDPPQDPNVFVHRVGRTARLGKQGHAVVFLLPKEESYVEFLRIRRIPLQERICSDGALDIVPQIRSAAKKDRDIMEKGIKAFVSYIRAYKEHHCSYIFRWKELEIGKLAMGYGLLQLPSMLEVKHHSLSTDGFEPVEDINFADIKYRDKSREKQRKKNLQAKKEAKEKEPKPQKPKKTPDAVMRKKTARQRRAQQTIEDEEELMQEYRLLKKLKKGTIDENEYAKLTGTEELL; this is encoded by the exons ATGGATTCCGACTTCCCGAACAAAGCGTTGACGAGCACGCGTTTTTCCGACCTGAATCCGCCACTTTCCGACTCCGTTCTACAGGCCCTATCACAATCTGGCTTCGACTTCTGCACGCCGGTCCAAGCCGCCACCATTCCTTTGCTCTGCAGCTTCAAAGACGTTGCCGTCGATGCCGCCACCGGTTCCGGTAAAACCCTAGCCTTTGTCGTTCCTCTCGTCGAGATTCTGCGCCGGTCCTGCTCTCATCCCAAGCCTCACCAG GTGCTAGGGATAATTATATCTCCTACAAGGGAGCTTTCAACCCAAATATATAATGTGGCACAACCATTCATTTCGACATTGGTGAATGTTAAGTCCATACTCCTCGTTGGTGGAGCGGAAGTAAAAGCAGACATAAAGAAAATAGAGGAGGAAGGAGCAAACATATTGATCGGCACGCCTGGGCGGTTACATGACATAATGAATCGGATGGATGTCTTGGATTTGAAAAACTTAGAG ATTTTGATTTTGGATGAGGCTGATAGACTCTTAGATATGGGATTCCAGAAGCAGATAACTTCTATTATATCTATATTGCCTAAGCTTCGTCGGACTGGTCTATTTTCTGCTACTCAAACTGAGGCTATTGAAGAGCTTTCTAAGGCGGGACTGAGAAACCCTGTGAGGGTTGAAGTTCGAGCAGAAACTAAATCAGAAAATGATCCTGCGTCATCAAAACAGCCAGAGTCTTCAAAAACACCTTCAGGACTTCACATTGAG TACTTGGAATGCGAGGCAGATAAGAAGCCATCACAGCTCAtagatattcttattaaaaaccgctcaagaaaaattataat ATATTTCATGACTTGTGCTTGTGTTGATTATTGGGGAGCTGTTCTTCCTAGTCTTTCTGTTTTGAAAGGTTTCTCCTTGATTCCTCTACATGGAAAGATGAAgcag TCTGCAAGGGAGAAAGCACTGGCTACATTTACATCCCTTTCAAATGGAATTCTGCTATGTACGGATGTTGCTGCACGAGGACTTGACATACCAGGCGTTGATTGTATAGTGCAG TATGATCCCCCTCAAGATCCAAATGTTTTTGTACATAGAGTTGGTCGAACTGCTCGGCTGGGAAAACAGGGTCATGCAGTTGTCTTCTTATTACCAAAG GAGGAATCTTATGTAGAATTCTTGCGTATAAGAAGAATTCCTCTCCAAGAGAGAATATGTTCTGATGGTGCATTGGATATTGTTCCTCAG ATTCGTTCTGCTGCAAAAAAAGATCGCGATATCATGGAGAAAGGAATTAAGGCTTTTGTCTCTTACATCCGTGCTTATAAAGAGCATCACTGCTCTTATATTTTTAG GTGGAAAGAACTTGAAATTGGCAAATTGGCCATGGGATATGGCTTATTACAACTTCCTTCAATGCTAGAGGTCAAACATCACTCCCTTTCCACTGACGGATTTGAACCAGTTGAAGATATCAATTTCGCAGACATTAAGTACAG GGATAAATCACGGGAGAAACAAAGGAAGAAGAACCTACAAGCAAAGAAAGAAGCCAAAGAGAAAGAGCCAAAACCTCAAAAACCAAAGAAAACCCCAGATGCTGTCATGCGGAAGAAAACAGCTCGACAGAGACGTGCTCAACAGACAATAGAAGACGAGGAGGAGTTGATGCAAGAATACCGCttgttgaagaaattgaagaaaggGACCATAGACGAGAATGAATATGCCAAGTTGACAGGCACTGAGGAATTACTTTGA
- the LOC114194450 gene encoding uncharacterized protein LOC114194450 — translation MSFQPSTFAMSMLHQRIIIIFMLLLPLTSVIASEPCRFSFPDGDRLYNYTLSSPIRNFPHGILSEDGFYKVAVNETTLWFQLCDGMVFNHDPPVCADCWDCGGPNQCGTRCNALVANKVGGYHVCTAIGRGPKVDIDIIDKKNPHTGVIFKMSNSGPKFNCSLAVSVICNSNGVQGPQSLERLGACDYVTELKHPSGCAVIINVHGGGLGWFGTLMIIVLCLFAAYLLAGIVYRFFFLGIRGVDIIPNLDFWISLPRRTQSLCSSLVRRFKGPSESYRSSYSPVNF, via the exons atgtcttttcaaccttcaacctTCGCAATGTCAATGCTGCATCAAcgcatcatcatcatcttcatgctTCTTCTACCCCTCACCTCCGTCATCGCCTCCGAACCTTGCCGATTCTCTTTTCCCGACGGAGACCGTCTCTACAATTACACCCTCTCTTCTCCCATCCGCAACTTTCCTCACGGCATCCTCAGCGAAGACGG GTTTTACAAAGTGGCAGTAAACGAGACCACACTTTGGTTTCAG CTTTGCGATGGAATGGTTTTCAATCATGACCCTCCAGTATGTGCTGACTGCTGG GATTGTGGAGGCCCAAATCAATGTGGGACTCGGTGCAACGCACTCGTGGCAAACAAAGTTGGAG GTTATCATGTATGCACAGCCATAGGACGTGGCCCAAAAGTAGATATTGATATAATTG ATAAGAAAAATCCCCATACTGGTGtcatttttaaaatgtcaaacaGTGGCCCTAAGTTCAACTGTTCGCTAGCTGTATCTGTTATTTGCAATTCAAATGGAGTGCAG GGACCACAATCTCTGGAGAGATTAGGTGCCTGTGATTAT GTTACAGAGCTGAAGCACCCATCCGGTTGTGCCGTCATTATAAATGTTCATGGAGGAGGGTTGGGGTGGTTTGGCACCTTAATGATCAT TGTTTTGTGCCTTTTTGCTGCATATCTCCTGGCTGGTATAGTTTACCGATTTTTCTTCCTTGGGATTCGTGGTGTAGAT ATTATCCCTAACTTGGACTTCTGGATCAGCTTGCCTAGGAGAACACAG AGTCTGTGTTCTTCTTTGGTGAGGAGGTTTAAGGGACCGTCTGAAAGTTACCGGAGCTCCTATTCACCTGTGAATTTCTGA
- the LOC114172202 gene encoding protein trichome birefringence-like 33 isoform X2, with product MQNSMKAPSSSSSFLSLLRVKPRSSSYLFTLLAFILFAAILCGHDFLFIFHPHPHSKEQTQTLFFSTPQTEREEEVGCDVFRGRWVRDELTRPLYEESDCPYIQPQLTCQEHGRPEKEYQRWRWQPHGCDLPTFDASLMLEKLRGKRMMFVGDSLNRGQYVSLICLLHHLIPEHAKSMETLGSLTIFRAKEYNATIEFYWAPFLLESNSDNAVIHRVTDRIVRKGSINTHGRHWKGADIIVFNTYLWWITGSKMKILLGSFNDEVRKSVEMSTEDAYRMAMKSMVRWVKVNMDSNKTRVFFTSMSPSHAKSIEWGGESEGNCYNETTPIDDPAYWGSDSKKTIMQVIGEVFGKSKVPITFLNITQLSNYRKDAHTSIYKKQWNPLTSEQLANPASYADCVHWCLPGLQDTWNELLFAKLFFP from the exons ATGCAAAATTCGATGAAggcaccttcttcttcttcttccttcctcTCACTTCTGAGAGTGAAGCCTCGCTCCTCTTCTTACCTCTTCACCCTCTTAGCTTTCATTCTCTTCGCTGCGATCCTCTGTGGCCATGACTTCCTCTTCATTTTTCATCCACACCCTCACTCTAAGGAACAAACACAAACCCTCTTCTTCTCCACACCCC AAACCGaaagagaggaagaagtagGGTGTGACGTGTTCCGGGGAAGGTGGGTACGCGACGAGTTGACTCGCCCACTGTACGAGGAATCGGATTGTCCCTACATACAGCCCCAGTTAACATGTCAAGAACACGGTCGGCCTGAGAAGGAGTATCAACGATGGCGATGGCAACCTCACGGTTGCGATCTTCCCAC ATTCGATGCAAGTTTAATGCTGGAGAAGCTTCGTGGGAAGAGGATGATGTTTGTTGGAGACTCCCTCAACCGAGGTCAATATGTTTCTTTGATATGTCTTCTCCATCACCTCATTCCTGAACATGCCAAATCCATGGAAACCCTTGGTTCCCTCACTATCTTTAGAGCCAAg GAATACAACGCCACAATCGAGTTCTATTGGGCACCTTTTCTACTTGAATCAAACTCCGATAATGCAGTGATTCATAGGGTAACTGATAGAATAGTGCGAAAAGGTTCAATCAACACTCATGGTCGTCACTGGAAAGGTGCTGACATTATCGTATTCAACACTTATCTTTGGTGGATAACTGGATCCAAGATGAAGATCTT GCTTGGATCTTTTAACGATGAAGTAAGAAAGAGCGTTGAGATGTCAACAGAAGATGCTTATCGTATGGCTATGAAAAGTATGGTTAGATGGGTGAAGGTGAACATGGACTCCAACAAGACAAGAGTATTCTTCACCAGCATGTCACCTTCTCATGCAAA AAGCATAGAGTGGGGAGGTGAATCAGAAGGGAATTGCTACAATGAAACAACACCAATTGATGATCCTGCATATTGGGGTTCTGATTCTAAAAAAACCATAATGCAAGTAATTGGAGAAGTGTTTGGAAAATCGAAAGTACCCATAACTTTTCTCAACATTACTCAACTTTCCAACTATCGAAAAGATGCACACACATCAATTTACAAGAAGCAGTGGAACCCATTGACTTCAGAGCAACTAGCTAACCCTGCTAGCTACGCTGATTGTGTGCACTGGTGTTTGCCAGGACTTCAAGACACTTGGAATGAACTTTTGTTTGCTAAGTTATTTTTTCCTTAA
- the LOC114172202 gene encoding protein trichome birefringence-like 33 isoform X1 yields the protein MQNSMKAPSSSSSFLSLLRVKPRSSSYLFTLLAFILFAAILCGHDFLFIFHPHPHSKEQTQTLFFSTPRNTTETEREEEVGCDVFRGRWVRDELTRPLYEESDCPYIQPQLTCQEHGRPEKEYQRWRWQPHGCDLPTFDASLMLEKLRGKRMMFVGDSLNRGQYVSLICLLHHLIPEHAKSMETLGSLTIFRAKEYNATIEFYWAPFLLESNSDNAVIHRVTDRIVRKGSINTHGRHWKGADIIVFNTYLWWITGSKMKILLGSFNDEVRKSVEMSTEDAYRMAMKSMVRWVKVNMDSNKTRVFFTSMSPSHAKSIEWGGESEGNCYNETTPIDDPAYWGSDSKKTIMQVIGEVFGKSKVPITFLNITQLSNYRKDAHTSIYKKQWNPLTSEQLANPASYADCVHWCLPGLQDTWNELLFAKLFFP from the exons ATGCAAAATTCGATGAAggcaccttcttcttcttcttccttcctcTCACTTCTGAGAGTGAAGCCTCGCTCCTCTTCTTACCTCTTCACCCTCTTAGCTTTCATTCTCTTCGCTGCGATCCTCTGTGGCCATGACTTCCTCTTCATTTTTCATCCACACCCTCACTCTAAGGAACAAACACAAACCCTCTTCTTCTCCACACCCC GAAACACGACAGAAACCGaaagagaggaagaagtagGGTGTGACGTGTTCCGGGGAAGGTGGGTACGCGACGAGTTGACTCGCCCACTGTACGAGGAATCGGATTGTCCCTACATACAGCCCCAGTTAACATGTCAAGAACACGGTCGGCCTGAGAAGGAGTATCAACGATGGCGATGGCAACCTCACGGTTGCGATCTTCCCAC ATTCGATGCAAGTTTAATGCTGGAGAAGCTTCGTGGGAAGAGGATGATGTTTGTTGGAGACTCCCTCAACCGAGGTCAATATGTTTCTTTGATATGTCTTCTCCATCACCTCATTCCTGAACATGCCAAATCCATGGAAACCCTTGGTTCCCTCACTATCTTTAGAGCCAAg GAATACAACGCCACAATCGAGTTCTATTGGGCACCTTTTCTACTTGAATCAAACTCCGATAATGCAGTGATTCATAGGGTAACTGATAGAATAGTGCGAAAAGGTTCAATCAACACTCATGGTCGTCACTGGAAAGGTGCTGACATTATCGTATTCAACACTTATCTTTGGTGGATAACTGGATCCAAGATGAAGATCTT GCTTGGATCTTTTAACGATGAAGTAAGAAAGAGCGTTGAGATGTCAACAGAAGATGCTTATCGTATGGCTATGAAAAGTATGGTTAGATGGGTGAAGGTGAACATGGACTCCAACAAGACAAGAGTATTCTTCACCAGCATGTCACCTTCTCATGCAAA AAGCATAGAGTGGGGAGGTGAATCAGAAGGGAATTGCTACAATGAAACAACACCAATTGATGATCCTGCATATTGGGGTTCTGATTCTAAAAAAACCATAATGCAAGTAATTGGAGAAGTGTTTGGAAAATCGAAAGTACCCATAACTTTTCTCAACATTACTCAACTTTCCAACTATCGAAAAGATGCACACACATCAATTTACAAGAAGCAGTGGAACCCATTGACTTCAGAGCAACTAGCTAACCCTGCTAGCTACGCTGATTGTGTGCACTGGTGTTTGCCAGGACTTCAAGACACTTGGAATGAACTTTTGTTTGCTAAGTTATTTTTTCCTTAA
- the LOC114177664 gene encoding abscisic acid receptor PYL4-like has translation MPSSVQLERFNPITDAATTSSAAIANGVNCPKQSQATPPAAARRLLVPSLPDAVARHHARVAGPNQCCSVVVQAISAPVSAVWAVVRRFDHPQGYKNFVKSCHVITGDGIRVGAVREVRVVSGLPAESSTERLEILDDERHVMSFSVVGGDHRLRNYRSVTTLHASGNGTLVMESYVVDVPQGNTKEETCVFVDTIVRCNLQSLAQIAENNTPISEHQNC, from the coding sequence ATGCCATCCTCCGTTCAGTTGGAAAGGTTCAATCCTATAACCGACGCCGCCACTACCTCTTCCGCTGCAATCGCCAACGGCGTAAACTGCCCCAAACAGTCTCAAGCGACGCCTCCCGCCGCTGCGCGCCGTCTCCTGGTGCCCTCTCTCCCCGACGCGGTGGCGCGGCACCACGCGCGCGTGGCGGGGCCGAACCAGTGCTGCTCCGTGGTCGTCCAGGCGATCAGCGCCCCCGTCTCTGCCGTGTGGGCGGTGGTGCGGCGCTTCGACCACCCGCAGGGCTACAAGAACTTCGTGAAGagctgccacgtcatcaccgGCGACGGCATTCGCGTGGGCGCCGTCCGCGAGGTGAGGGTGGTGTCGGGGCTCCCCGCGGAGTCGAGCACAGAGCGTCTGGAGATCCTGGACGACGAGCGCCACGTGATGAGCTTCAGCGTGGTCGGCGGCGACCACCGGCTGAGGAATTACCGGTCGGTGACGACGCTTCACGCTAGCGGGAACGGGACACTTGTTATGGAGTCGTATGTGGTTGACGTACCGCAGGGTAACACTAAGGAGGAAACGTGCGTGTTCGTGGACACCATCGTACGTTGTAACTTGCAGTCGCTGGCTCAGATCGCTGAAAATAACACCCCAATCTCTGAACACCAAAACTGTTGA